One window of the Miscanthus floridulus cultivar M001 unplaced genomic scaffold, ASM1932011v1 os_1481_1_2, whole genome shotgun sequence genome contains the following:
- the LOC136534088 gene encoding B-box zinc finger protein 20-like, which produces MQVRCDVCGAAPAAVLCCADEAALCSACDRRVHRANKLAHKHRRIPLLQPASGNDDSDAAANAAAPLCDVCKERRGLVFCVEDRAILCPDCDDPIHSANDLTAKHTRFLLVGAKLSAALVDQVPPSPDDDDDCGRGNGAACEPDAVPAIGAQGPCAAKASALESGGGGGSSISDYLTNICPGWRVDDLLFDDPAFSAASKAGYNDDGHEQVPSLDADLFDVVAGGRPGKRGGAWSGAGALGFDKVPAASVVVVPTQGSVRASNWNSDSDSDVFAVPEFPQPPPAKRARPPPPPTFWCF; this is translated from the exons ATGCAGGTACGCTGCGACGTCTGCGGCGCCGCGCCGGCCGCCGTGCTCTGCTGCGCCGACGAGGCCGCGCTCTGCTCCGCCTGCGACCGCCGCGTCCACCGCGCCAACAAGCTCGCCCACAAGCACCGCCGCATCCCGCtcctccagcccgcctccggcaACGACGACTCCGACGCTGCCGCCAACGCCGCCGCGCCGCTCTGCGACGTCTGCAAG GAGCGGAGGGGCCTCGTGTTCTGCGTGGAGGACCGCGCCATCCTGTGCCCCGACTGCGACGACCCCATCCACAGCGCCAACGACCTCACCGCCAAGCACACCCGCTTCCTCCTCGTCGGGGCCAAGCTCTCCGCCGCGCTCGTCGACCAGGTGCCCCCCTcccctgacgacgacgacgactgcgGCCGCGGCAACGGCGCCGCCTGCGAGCCCGACGCTGTGCCCGCCATCGGCGCGCAGGGCCCCTGCGCGGCCAAGGCCTCGGCTCTTGagtccggtggcggcggcggtagcaGCATCTCGGACTACCTCACCAACATCTGCCCCGGCTGGCGCGTCGACGACCTCCTCTTCGACGACCCCGCGTTCTCAGCGGCATCG AAGGCCGGCTACAACGACGACGGCCACGAGCAGGTGCCGTCCCTGGACGCCGACCTCTTCGACGTGGTGGCCGGCGGCCGGCCCGGGAAGCGCGGCGGCGCGTGGTCCGGTGCCGGAGCGCTGGGCTTCGACAAGGTGCCGGCGGCCTCCGTCGTGGTCGTCCCGACGCAGGGGAGCGTGAGGGCGAGCAACTGGAACTCCGACAGCGACAGCGACGTGTTCGCGGTGCCGGAGTTCCCGCAGCCGCCGCCGGCCAAGAGGGCGCGGCCGCCGCCCCCGCCGACGTTCTGGTGCTTTTGA